The following coding sequences lie in one Sorghum bicolor cultivar BTx623 chromosome 6, Sorghum_bicolor_NCBIv3, whole genome shotgun sequence genomic window:
- the LOC8068455 gene encoding uncharacterized protein LOC8068455, producing MASFAAQVRNMFFVLVERVTGYGGHAEDQKDASSGAQEPTKLTSDVSETEEEEVIAVQNIQIRARGGEPFVQGGSMPQVN from the exons ATGGCCAGTTTCGCAGCTCAGGTCAGGAACATGTTCTTCGTGCTCGTCGAGCGCGTCACCGGCTACGGCGGCCACGCTGAAGACCAGAAGGATGCTTCATCAG GTGCACAAGAGCCCACCAAGTTGACGTCTGATGTTTCTGAAACCGAAGAAGAAGAGGTGATTGCGGTACAGAACATTCAGATAAGAGCAAGAGGTGGCGAACCCTTTGTGCAAGGTGGCTCAATGCCTCAGGTTAATTAG